In Moorella sp. Hama-1, a single genomic region encodes these proteins:
- a CDS encoding sugar ABC transporter ATP-binding protein: protein MRSDNILAMKSITKSFPGVKALQGIDFCVSKGEVHCLAGANGAGKSTLMKILSGAYQADSGEIWIEGKRVYLRNPIDALQAGIGIIYQELSIVPKLTAAENIFLNNYPQKGLIVDWRKISQLSREMFAAIGIKNIDVDRPVEALTIGHQQLVELVKVLARKAKIIIMDEPSATLSAEEFKVLQDVIRDLKKKGITIIYISHRLEELLELGDRVTVLRDGSLVGTYNLKDLDHDGLVELIIGHRLTAGEPNQSVNDDKEVILSLKNVSNHKLKDVNLSVRSGEVIGLFGLVGSGRTEVLRVIFGADKINSGRIELFGQSINPKSYSPSRACQMGCALVPENRKREGLVLGLTV from the coding sequence ATGAGATCTGATAATATCCTGGCAATGAAAAGCATAACCAAATCCTTTCCGGGAGTAAAAGCCTTGCAGGGAATTGATTTTTGTGTGAGCAAGGGAGAGGTACACTGTTTAGCTGGAGCGAATGGAGCAGGAAAATCCACCCTCATGAAAATATTAAGTGGTGCTTATCAAGCAGATAGTGGCGAGATCTGGATTGAGGGCAAAAGGGTATATTTAAGGAATCCCATCGACGCTTTACAAGCAGGCATAGGTATCATCTACCAAGAGTTGTCCATAGTCCCGAAGCTTACAGCGGCTGAAAATATTTTTTTGAACAATTATCCGCAAAAGGGTCTGATTGTTGATTGGAGAAAAATATCACAATTGTCCCGAGAAATGTTTGCCGCCATAGGCATAAAAAATATAGATGTTGATAGGCCCGTCGAGGCCCTAACTATAGGACATCAACAATTAGTTGAATTGGTAAAGGTACTCGCCCGAAAAGCAAAGATTATAATTATGGACGAGCCTTCGGCAACATTATCCGCAGAAGAATTCAAAGTCCTCCAGGATGTTATAAGGGATCTAAAAAAGAAAGGTATTACCATTATTTATATTTCGCACCGGTTAGAGGAGTTGCTGGAATTAGGCGATCGGGTAACAGTTTTGCGCGACGGTTCCCTGGTGGGGACATATAATCTAAAGGATCTGGATCACGATGGGCTGGTTGAGCTTATCATTGGCCACCGGTTAACTGCTGGCGAACCTAATCAGTCCGTAAACGATGACAAAGAAGTAATCCTGTCTTTAAAAAATGTCTCTAACCATAAACTCAAAGACGTTAATTTAAGCGTTAGGTCAGGGGAAGTTATCGGCCTTTTCGGTCTGGTGGGTTCGGGAAGGACAGAAGTATTAAGGGTTATTTTTGGTGCCGATAAAATAAACAGTGGCCGTATCGAGCTTTTCGGACAATCAATTAATCCGAAATCCTATTCACCTTCCAGGGCATGCCAGATGGGATGTGCTCTGGTTCCCGAAAATCGTAAGAGAGAGGGGCTTGTGCTGGGTTTAACTGTATAG
- a CDS encoding FGGY-family carbohydrate kinase, whose protein sequence is MRRTPAVLGIDVGTQGVKVGLFTLRGDYKLVSKKYTTYFPHPGWAEQHAEDWWQALKEAVRECVIAAPSTVIGGLCVSATSSTVLCVDREGTPLAPAIMWMDMRASQEAQEVSALDDPILRYSGGAVSAEWMLPKTLWIKRNEPELYTRSHKIVEQLDWLNFRLTGRWVASQCNATCKWGYSNKDGGWKRDFYVAAGFADFNEKWPLEVIPMGKQIGSLTKQASEELNLDEGMPIFQGGIDAYAAMIGMGVVNEGQMAVIMGTSFVHLALSHKPYFQEGMWGPYPDAIFSDLWVLEGGQTSCASIINWVADEMAREYGGDSLKAHQELIEEAARLGPGSNGLISLDMWQGNRTPFRDPLITGVIAGLTLNSNRAAIYRSLMESVAYGTKSILDIFKRNGYQIQGLVASGGPTRNSLWLQIMADVLQTPIIVNKYTEAGILGGVILASVGLGWFDSVEESAKHFVETGQIVSPNKDVAGEYSFYYQCYLELYKSVKPVLHRVYNYRASSGRFSP, encoded by the coding sequence ATGAGAAGGACACCTGCGGTACTGGGAATTGACGTCGGTACCCAAGGAGTGAAAGTAGGTCTCTTTACCTTAAGGGGGGATTATAAACTTGTAAGCAAGAAATATACCACTTATTTCCCCCATCCCGGCTGGGCCGAGCAACATGCCGAAGATTGGTGGCAGGCGCTCAAAGAGGCTGTAAGGGAGTGCGTAATAGCTGCGCCAAGTACGGTTATCGGCGGTCTATGTGTAAGTGCTACCTCGTCAACTGTACTTTGTGTTGACCGCGAGGGGACGCCGCTGGCACCGGCTATAATGTGGATGGATATGCGTGCTTCACAAGAAGCCCAAGAGGTATCAGCCCTTGATGATCCAATCCTCCGTTACAGCGGCGGGGCCGTATCAGCTGAATGGATGTTACCCAAAACCCTATGGATTAAGAGGAATGAGCCAGAGCTATATACAAGAAGCCATAAAATTGTAGAGCAGTTAGATTGGCTGAACTTCCGCTTAACAGGCAGATGGGTAGCCTCCCAGTGTAACGCCACCTGTAAGTGGGGTTATTCCAATAAAGATGGTGGTTGGAAAAGGGATTTTTATGTTGCTGCTGGCTTCGCTGATTTTAACGAAAAGTGGCCCCTTGAAGTAATACCCATGGGGAAACAAATAGGCTCTTTAACCAAACAAGCCAGTGAAGAATTAAATCTTGATGAGGGTATGCCAATATTTCAGGGTGGAATTGACGCTTATGCGGCCATGATTGGCATGGGGGTTGTTAATGAAGGTCAGATGGCCGTGATTATGGGTACGAGTTTTGTTCATTTAGCATTATCCCATAAGCCTTATTTCCAGGAAGGCATGTGGGGGCCTTACCCTGACGCGATTTTCAGCGATCTATGGGTTCTGGAAGGTGGACAAACCTCATGTGCTTCAATCATTAATTGGGTAGCGGATGAAATGGCGCGGGAGTATGGTGGGGACAGCCTCAAGGCCCACCAGGAGTTGATCGAAGAAGCTGCCAGACTGGGTCCTGGTTCTAACGGTCTCATTTCCCTGGATATGTGGCAAGGAAACCGGACACCCTTTCGCGATCCTTTGATTACCGGTGTTATTGCTGGTTTAACCCTCAATAGCAACCGTGCGGCCATATATAGATCTTTAATGGAGAGTGTCGCCTATGGTACAAAATCCATTTTAGATATATTTAAAAGAAATGGCTATCAAATTCAGGGGCTAGTAGCCAGCGGGGGGCCGACTAGGAATAGCTTATGGTTACAGATTATGGCCGATGTGCTTCAAACCCCAATAATAGTAAATAAATATACTGAAGCTGGTATCCTTGGCGGGGTTATATTAGCCAGTGTCGGCTTGGGATGGTTTGATTCCGTTGAAGAAAGTGCTAAACATTTTGTTGAAACAGGGCAAATAGTCTCCCCCAATAAGGATGTTGCCGGGGAATACAGCTTTTACTATCAGTGTTATTTGGAACTTTATAAGTCTGTTAAGCCTGTTCTGCACCGGGTTTATAACTATCGTGCGAGCTCGGGGAGGTTTTCTCCATGA
- a CDS encoding galactitol-1-phosphate 5-dehydrogenase has product MKAVKLYKAGDLRVEDVPIPEPLNNEVLVRVKAVGVCGSDIPRILYIGAHKERITVGHEFAGEIVSVGKDIKDWRVGDRVVVPPLIPCYQCNSCLRGEYSLCSDYDYFGSRRDGAMAEYVTVPEANLLRLPENVSYEVGAMTDPAANAWHALWRSKLEPGEDMVVFGVGPIGMFALQAAKLEGARNVIAVDIVAGKLQTAKQLGVDHVINTAKTSVVETTMEILGKEPEVAIDFTGVPSVQAEAIATVGRHGRVVFLGISHKGLNLLEEQVDKILRYELTITGSWNSFSQPFPGREWIKSIELFAAGKLIAEPIITHRFCLDEAPEVFRRIKEGSIEHNKIMFLP; this is encoded by the coding sequence GATGTTCCGATACCTGAGCCCTTAAATAACGAGGTGTTAGTAAGGGTTAAGGCAGTGGGTGTATGCGGGTCTGATATACCTAGGATTTTATATATAGGTGCTCATAAAGAGCGGATTACAGTTGGCCACGAATTTGCCGGGGAAATTGTTTCTGTGGGAAAAGATATTAAAGATTGGCGTGTTGGCGATAGGGTGGTAGTACCACCATTGATCCCATGTTATCAATGTAATTCCTGCTTAAGAGGAGAATACTCTTTATGTAGCGATTATGATTATTTTGGCTCGCGGCGTGACGGGGCCATGGCCGAATATGTAACGGTACCGGAGGCAAATTTACTGCGGTTACCAGAGAACGTTAGTTATGAAGTAGGGGCAATGACCGACCCGGCAGCTAATGCCTGGCATGCGCTATGGCGTTCGAAATTAGAGCCGGGCGAGGATATGGTAGTTTTTGGTGTAGGGCCGATAGGGATGTTCGCCCTCCAGGCGGCGAAACTAGAAGGAGCTAGGAATGTTATTGCCGTTGATATCGTGGCCGGCAAGTTGCAAACTGCTAAACAGTTGGGCGTTGACCATGTAATTAATACGGCCAAGACGAGTGTTGTCGAAACAACTATGGAAATACTAGGAAAAGAGCCTGAAGTTGCAATTGACTTTACAGGGGTGCCATCCGTCCAGGCAGAAGCTATTGCGACCGTTGGCCGTCATGGCCGGGTTGTTTTCTTAGGGATTAGCCATAAAGGTTTGAACCTCTTAGAAGAGCAAGTAGATAAGATTTTGCGCTACGAGTTAACCATCACCGGGTCGTGGAATTCCTTTTCGCAACCATTTCCCGGGAGGGAATGGATCAAATCAATAGAGCTTTTCGCAGCTGGAAAACTAATAGCTGAGCCTATCATTACCCACCGCTTCTGCCTTGACGAGGCACCGGAAGTATTCAGGAGAATAAAAGAAGGTTCTATTGAACACAACAAAATAATGTTTTTGCCTTAA